GGTGGAGAATACACCCAAATATAAAACAGCTGATACTCCTTCAATATTTGCCGCAAAATTCGTTTCTCCTTTGAATAGGACTACAATAAATCCTAACACTGTTGCAGCTGCCATTTGAACCACCGTTAACAGTACGGGGTCTTCGCTCTTTACAAACTGCGCTGTGTAAAAAATATGGAATGCAAACGCTACTGCACATAATAATGTAAGTAAATCCCCAAAATTGATGCCACTCGAAAGCTTTAGTGATAACACACCGATGCCAATAATCGCAAGTAATGCACCAAACAACTCAAACTTGTCCATTTTTCGTTTGAAAATGAAAAACGCAATAAATGGTACAATGACTACATTGACAGCGGTTAAAAAAGCATTTTTCGAAGGCGTCGTATATACCAGTCCAACCGTTTGTAAAGCAAATGCCAAGTATAAAAAGATTCCAATGATGGAACCTTTTATAATTGTACTCTTTTTAATATTCTTTAGTTTCTTAAAAAAGACAAGGCTTAACAAAATAATACCAATAAGGAAACGGATTGCAAGTATTTGATATGGTGTAAAGTGCTCAAGTGACACTGCACTTGCAACAAATCCACTTCCCCAAATTATTGCAACAACCGCAAGTCCTAGTTCTCCAATATATTTACGCATAGTATCCTCCACCTACTTACTTCCGATTAACGATAGGAACACACTTGAGGTCCACGTAAAGGAAGTATCAACGAGCCCTTTTCCACTATGCGGATCGAAGTTTTCTGCCATACCACCGACAAGCGTAAGATTTAAATATTTTTCTTTAATTCTTTCTCCAACCTCGCCGTAGCCAAAACTCTTTAATGAATCAATGAAAAGATAGGTAACAGGGGCCCAAATCGGTCCAAGCCAGTAACCATTTTCCTTATACAATGGAC
This region of Sporosarcina sp. ANT_H38 genomic DNA includes:
- a CDS encoding DMT family transporter, whose amino-acid sequence is MRKYIGELGLAVVAIIWGSGFVASAVSLEHFTPYQILAIRFLIGIILLSLVFFKKLKNIKKSTIIKGSIIGIFLYLAFALQTVGLVYTTPSKNAFLTAVNVVIVPFIAFFIFKRKMDKFELFGALLAIIGIGVLSLKLSSGINFGDLLTLLCAVAFAFHIFYTAQFVKSEDPVLLTVVQMAAATVLGFIVVLFKGETNFAANIEGVSAVLYLGVFSTTIAFLLQTVAQKFTSETKAAIILSTEAFWGMVFSVIILSEVLTAKMAIGAILILVAIIISETKLKFLKKKFRKEAV